In a single window of the uncultured Dysgonomonas sp. genome:
- the ftsA gene encoding cell division protein FtsA, which produces MEQSGFIVGIDLGTSKIIGVVGRKNEQGVISILASESIPSDSCVKYGVIYNIDEAAGKIKKLINLLENKTGKKIGKAYVSVAGKSLRAIEHKETKLLDGTTPITFALLDNLEQQAKLNKPEFFTNYSVLAPEYYLDGNYEEDPIDKIGSTLDGHYRLVIGRPNIKTNLAKSITEKAQIEIAGYIVGPVAAGALVLDEHDRQAGCALVDFGASTTTLSIYKGGLLRFMSVIPFGGRTITKDVQELGFVFESAETYKIRYGKLGKEKNKAAADVSPDVDLRELNKVIQLRQDEIILNVINQIKLSGYADELDAGIIMIGGASQMNGLVDYLAEKSQLPVKRAVAKRVYINNAAELLQNPLYTQALSLLLFANENCEKKEVVMPKVEPVIAPTPTLTPPVEEEEEPEEDTKKNKKHKKQKDGKQTTLFGFFEKIQNFGGTMFNDEE; this is translated from the coding sequence ATGGAGCAATCAGGATTTATAGTAGGCATCGACTTAGGTACATCCAAGATAATTGGAGTAGTAGGTCGTAAGAACGAGCAGGGAGTGATTTCCATTCTTGCATCGGAAAGTATTCCTTCCGATTCGTGTGTAAAATACGGTGTAATATACAATATAGACGAAGCGGCAGGTAAGATTAAGAAACTTATCAACTTGCTCGAGAACAAAACAGGAAAGAAAATAGGGAAAGCGTATGTATCGGTTGCCGGAAAATCACTTCGGGCAATAGAGCATAAAGAAACCAAATTATTGGATGGAACAACGCCTATCACTTTTGCTTTGTTGGATAATCTGGAACAACAGGCGAAGCTAAATAAACCTGAGTTTTTTACTAACTACAGTGTTCTTGCTCCCGAATACTATCTGGACGGAAACTATGAAGAAGACCCTATAGATAAAATAGGCTCTACTCTCGACGGTCATTACCGTCTGGTTATAGGCCGCCCGAATATAAAGACCAATCTGGCAAAAAGTATAACCGAGAAAGCCCAGATAGAAATTGCAGGCTACATAGTAGGACCTGTTGCTGCCGGAGCGCTGGTACTTGACGAACACGACAGGCAGGCGGGATGCGCCCTAGTCGATTTTGGGGCAAGTACTACAACTCTTTCCATATACAAAGGCGGTTTGTTGCGGTTCATGTCAGTCATACCATTTGGCGGGCGTACTATAACGAAAGACGTACAGGAGCTTGGCTTCGTTTTCGAATCTGCAGAGACTTACAAAATCCGTTACGGAAAATTAGGAAAAGAGAAGAATAAGGCAGCTGCAGACGTTTCTCCCGATGTAGATTTAAGAGAACTGAACAAAGTGATACAACTCCGTCAGGATGAAATTATACTGAATGTTATCAATCAGATAAAACTATCAGGATATGCAGATGAACTGGATGCAGGTATTATCATGATAGGTGGAGCGTCTCAGATGAACGGCCTGGTCGATTACCTTGCCGAAAAATCACAACTTCCGGTAAAACGTGCAGTAGCAAAACGCGTATACATAAACAATGCAGCCGAATTGCTTCAGAATCCTTTATATACACAGGCATTGAGTCTGTTGCTTTTTGCAAATGAAAATTGCGAGAAGAAAGAAGTTGTGATGCCTAAGGTAGAACCTGTAATTGCTCCCACTCCGACCCTTACCCCTCCTGTTGAAGAGGAAGAAGAACCGGAGGAAGATACAAAGAAAAATAAAAAGCACAAGAAGCAAAAAGACGGCAAACAAACAACTTTGTTTGGCTTTTTTGAAAAAATACAGAACTTCGGAGGAACAATGTTCAACGACGAAGAGTAA
- a CDS encoding GatB/YqeY domain-containing protein, giving the protein MNLFDQVSEGIKDAMRAKDKVRLEALRGVKKEFIEAKTAKGANDELSDEAAIQILQKMAKQRRDSAAIYTTQNRADLAENELAELAVIEAFLPKQLSQDELDTKIGEIIAQVGATSPADMGKVMGVATKALAGVAAGKAISETVKKLLSK; this is encoded by the coding sequence ATGAACTTATTCGATCAAGTTAGTGAAGGAATAAAAGATGCAATGCGTGCGAAAGATAAAGTAAGACTGGAAGCATTGCGTGGTGTCAAAAAAGAATTCATAGAGGCCAAAACTGCAAAAGGGGCTAATGATGAACTTTCCGACGAAGCGGCTATCCAGATACTTCAGAAGATGGCTAAGCAACGTCGCGACAGTGCTGCTATCTATACCACACAGAACCGTGCAGACCTTGCCGAAAACGAACTGGCAGAACTGGCAGTTATAGAAGCATTTCTCCCTAAACAATTATCGCAGGACGAACTGGATACTAAAATCGGTGAAATCATCGCTCAGGTTGGAGCAACTTCACCTGCCGATATGGGCAAAGTAATGGGTGTAGCTACAAAGGCATTAGCAGGAGTTGCAGCAGGTAAAGCTATTTCCGAGACGGTTAAGAAGCTATTGAGCAAATAA
- a CDS encoding DUF5034 domain-containing protein, with protein MKLKISLYLLISFLFLLNTAMSCDEKEGGEPKAVTIKAIELYNINNEGQGPVISDEPIKKEAYMIGIRYLIEENEETTGLYYRVSDNIKSEQIVSNVDIGEEYPAGSDISGLFTKTSYTSILLDNAFVLKKSIPAGTYSFKVILTTKEDKVMEASTNLIELY; from the coding sequence ATGAAATTGAAAATTTCCCTGTATTTATTAATTTCTTTCCTATTCCTTTTGAATACAGCGATGAGCTGTGATGAAAAAGAGGGTGGAGAGCCTAAAGCCGTAACCATAAAGGCTATAGAACTTTATAATATCAACAATGAAGGTCAGGGGCCAGTTATTTCTGATGAACCTATAAAAAAAGAAGCCTACATGATCGGTATCCGCTATTTGATTGAAGAGAATGAAGAAACAACAGGACTTTACTATAGAGTAAGCGATAATATCAAGTCGGAACAAATAGTATCTAATGTGGATATAGGAGAAGAATATCCTGCCGGGAGTGATATATCCGGTTTGTTTACAAAGACTTCATATACTTCAATACTGCTGGACAACGCTTTTGTTTTAAAGAAATCAATCCCTGCCGGAACTTATTCTTTTAAAGTGATTTTAACGACTAAGGAAGACAAAGTGATGGAGGCCAGTACCAATCTGATAGAATTATATTAA
- the ftsZ gene encoding cell division protein FtsZ yields the protein MDEKILDFQFPKKTQTIIKVIGVGGGGGNAVNHMYNEGIHDVSFALCNTDNQALCESPVETRVQLGRKTTEGLGAGNRPEVAKAAAEESRDDLERLLNDGTRMAFITAGMGGGTGTGAAPVVARIAKDMGILTVGIVTIPFVFEGRKKIIQALRGVEDIAKNVDALLVINNERLIDIYADLTIPNAFAKADDTLTIAAKGIAEIITVHGHINLDFADVKTILKDGGVAIMSSGYGEGESRVEDAIVNALHSPLLNNNDVFDAKKILFNIYSSDENPLIVEEMEAVANFMKRFGPEIEVIWGTATDKKLGEKVKITLLATGFGMSSIPGIDEHYREMTEEEEMLEEERIRTEEEEKRRINEMIEKHYGKDGVQTMAVRTSFFTPKPIILSTEELDNDRIVDALENTPVFKRDDKFNPGEYKPEAKKPGELF from the coding sequence ATGGATGAAAAAATACTTGATTTCCAGTTTCCAAAGAAAACCCAAACTATAATAAAAGTAATTGGTGTAGGAGGTGGCGGTGGTAACGCCGTGAATCATATGTACAACGAAGGAATACACGATGTATCGTTTGCATTGTGTAACACAGATAATCAGGCTCTTTGCGAATCTCCTGTAGAAACCCGTGTCCAGCTGGGACGGAAAACAACGGAAGGCCTTGGAGCGGGCAACCGTCCGGAAGTAGCCAAAGCTGCGGCGGAAGAAAGTCGCGACGATCTGGAAAGACTGCTTAACGACGGTACCAGAATGGCCTTCATCACTGCCGGTATGGGAGGTGGCACAGGTACAGGTGCAGCACCTGTAGTAGCACGTATTGCCAAAGATATGGGAATCCTTACAGTAGGAATTGTGACTATTCCGTTTGTTTTCGAAGGCCGTAAAAAGATAATACAGGCTCTTCGCGGCGTTGAAGATATAGCGAAGAATGTAGACGCATTGCTCGTTATCAACAATGAGCGACTGATAGATATATATGCGGACCTTACTATTCCGAATGCCTTTGCAAAAGCGGATGATACATTGACTATCGCGGCAAAAGGCATCGCTGAAATAATCACCGTACACGGTCATATCAATCTTGACTTTGCCGATGTGAAAACAATACTCAAAGATGGCGGGGTTGCCATCATGAGTAGCGGATACGGTGAAGGTGAAAGCCGTGTGGAAGATGCGATTGTAAACGCGCTACACTCTCCGTTGTTGAATAACAATGATGTATTTGATGCCAAGAAAATATTATTCAATATATATTCAAGCGACGAGAATCCTCTTATTGTAGAAGAGATGGAAGCTGTAGCTAATTTTATGAAACGCTTCGGCCCAGAAATCGAAGTAATCTGGGGTACAGCTACCGATAAGAAACTGGGAGAAAAAGTGAAGATAACTCTCCTTGCTACAGGATTTGGTATGTCCAGCATTCCGGGTATAGATGAGCATTACCGCGAAATGACAGAAGAGGAGGAGATGCTCGAAGAAGAACGTATAAGGACAGAGGAAGAAGAAAAACGCCGCATTAACGAGATGATAGAAAAGCACTACGGAAAAGACGGTGTGCAGACAATGGCGGTAAGAACATCTTTCTTTACCCCAAAGCCGATTATCTTATCTACGGAAGAACTGGATAATGACCGCATTGTGGATGCGCTGGAAAATACTCCTGTATTTAAGCGTGACGATAAATTTAATCCGGGAGAATATAAGCCCGAAGCAAAGAAACCGGGGGAACTATTCTGA